In a genomic window of Roseiflexus castenholzii DSM 13941:
- a CDS encoding glycosyltransferase family 4 protein, which translates to MHVGIDFTAGAWQGAGIGRYTRELIGAILAQSPDLRFTLFYAAGFPGAAPPPYLPEVRRLCASHPRTRAVPIPLPPRRLTQLWHRLRVPLPIEWLTGPLDILHAPDFVAPPTRARTLVTIHDLSYMVHPECAVPGVAAFLRDAVPRTLRRADVIVADSESTRRDLQRLLHIAPERVSVVYPAVDERFCPLPPEMCEPVRRRLRLPSRFILFVGTIEPRKNLARLLEAFARIDPATRRQGNGDLFLVIAGRRGWMYQPVFETLDRLGLRDRVQILDFVADSDLPVVYNLAQAFVYPSIYEGFGLPPLEALACGTPVVTSDNSSLPEVVGSAALLVPADDVAALTQGMSRLLNDDALRAQLRQAGLEQARRFRWEASARQMIEHYHSLSTGASHEATTRALR; encoded by the coding sequence ATGCACGTCGGGATCGATTTTACGGCTGGCGCCTGGCAGGGCGCCGGCATTGGGCGTTACACGCGCGAACTGATCGGCGCCATTCTTGCTCAAAGCCCCGATCTTCGTTTCACTCTGTTCTACGCTGCTGGCTTTCCGGGCGCCGCTCCTCCGCCCTATCTGCCTGAGGTGCGCCGTCTCTGCGCATCGCATCCGCGTACCCGCGCTGTGCCCATTCCGCTGCCGCCCCGCCGCCTGACGCAACTCTGGCATCGGTTGCGCGTCCCGCTGCCGATCGAATGGCTTACCGGTCCACTCGATATTCTGCACGCGCCCGATTTCGTGGCGCCGCCGACGCGCGCCCGCACTCTTGTGACCATCCACGATCTTTCGTATATGGTGCATCCCGAGTGCGCCGTTCCCGGCGTTGCCGCCTTTCTGCGCGACGCCGTGCCGCGTACACTGCGACGCGCTGATGTCATCGTCGCCGATTCGGAGTCGACCCGGCGCGATCTCCAGCGCCTGTTGCACATCGCTCCTGAGCGTGTGTCGGTGGTCTATCCTGCGGTAGACGAACGGTTTTGTCCCTTGCCGCCGGAGATGTGCGAGCCGGTGCGCCGGCGGTTGCGCCTGCCATCGCGCTTCATCCTGTTCGTCGGAACAATCGAGCCACGCAAGAATCTGGCGCGTCTGCTGGAAGCCTTTGCGCGGATCGATCCGGCAACACGGCGACAAGGCAACGGTGATCTCTTCCTGGTCATCGCCGGTCGGCGGGGATGGATGTACCAACCGGTGTTCGAGACTCTTGATCGCCTGGGACTGCGAGATCGGGTGCAGATACTCGATTTTGTGGCGGATTCTGACCTGCCAGTGGTGTATAATCTTGCACAGGCATTCGTGTATCCTTCGATCTACGAAGGATTCGGCTTGCCGCCGCTGGAAGCGCTGGCATGCGGAACACCGGTAGTTACATCAGACAATTCGAGCCTTCCAGAGGTAGTGGGCAGCGCCGCCCTTCTTGTGCCTGCCGACGATGTGGCGGCGCTCACACAGGGGATGAGCCGCCTGTTGAACGATGACGCCCTGCGTGCTCAACTGCGTCAGGCGGGTCTGGAGCAGGCGCGACGATTTCGCTGGGAAGCGTCTGCCCGGCAGATGATCGAACACTATCACTCGTTGTCAACGGGAGCATCGCATGAGGCCACAACCAGAGCTCTCCGGTGA
- a CDS encoding phosphatase PAP2 family protein: MRPQPELSGEALDSDEMESRSLVFARLLSHIFNPVFVTITAYLLIGLHTLDEAGLAWVGGIIAFQTAPSVLYYLVRLRQGGFSDADVSVRHERNELYMFGTVSVLLTIGLLLALDAPRPFLALTVGMLGIGIVCGSINLIWKISMHGAAIGALATLALIYSNALGIAFWICAVAVAWARVRTRNHTPGQVIAGLAVAAIVVSVSFLALA, encoded by the coding sequence ATGAGGCCACAACCAGAGCTCTCCGGTGAAGCGCTCGACTCCGACGAGATGGAGAGCCGTAGTCTTGTTTTTGCCCGGTTGTTATCGCATATTTTCAACCCGGTTTTCGTCACTATCACTGCCTATCTGTTGATCGGTCTTCACACCCTGGACGAGGCGGGGCTTGCGTGGGTTGGCGGCATTATCGCTTTTCAAACGGCGCCATCGGTGCTGTATTATCTGGTGCGCTTGCGTCAGGGAGGGTTCAGCGATGCCGATGTGTCGGTGCGACATGAGCGCAATGAACTCTACATGTTTGGCACGGTGTCGGTCCTGCTGACGATTGGGCTGTTGCTGGCGCTAGACGCGCCACGCCCGTTTCTGGCGCTGACGGTTGGCATGCTGGGCATTGGCATTGTCTGCGGTTCGATCAATCTGATCTGGAAGATCAGCATGCACGGTGCAGCTATAGGCGCGCTGGCGACGCTGGCGCTGATCTACTCAAATGCGTTGGGGATTGCGTTCTGGATATGCGCCGTCGCCGTCGCCTGGGCGCGAGTGCGAACGCGCAACCATACGCCAGGGCAGGTGATCGCCGGCCTGGCTGTCGCTGCGATAGTCGTCAGCGTGTCGTTTCTAGCACTGGCGTGA
- a CDS encoding gluconokinase, whose amino-acid sequence MLTVCACFTLDSLEGNDIACRRIWRRCATVVLMALKDAAPPFILSLDIGTSSVRALMFDARGWRVAGIGAREPVTVRTAPDGAAEIDAGALFDAVGQCLDMALAQSASLIPPNAIGGVAVTTLAATLLALDRDGSPLTPIFTYADTRCTQDAAALRTRFDEREVHQRTGCLLRTSYWPAQLAWIRRTRPALFRQAASWATLGDYLELRLFGRRRISYSAASWTGLLDRTMLSWDLRLLGDLGVRPGQLAPLIDRDAPIQGLLPEHTARWAELAEIPWFPAIGDGAAANIGSGCAGPTRAAITIGTTGALRVALPDMEHVPSGLWCYRIDRHRALLGGATSEGGNVVAWLRETLRIDEDPNTLDRALAALPPDNHGLTILPFWAGERSPGWAGDARAVIAGLSLGVTPLDILRAGMEAVAYRFALILEQIEQAGVTPSVFVAGGGALLSSPAWMQIMTDVLGRPLIVATEPEVSARGAALLALDALGVTVDEDLIAANAAGFVPNPHHHARYRAAIARQQALYEKIVQRDDAASC is encoded by the coding sequence TTGCTCACTGTTTGCGCGTGTTTTACCCTCGACAGTCTGGAAGGCAACGATATTGCCTGTCGGAGGATCTGGCGTCGCTGTGCAACGGTCGTGCTTATGGCATTGAAAGACGCTGCGCCGCCATTTATTCTGTCGCTCGATATTGGCACGTCCTCGGTGCGCGCGCTGATGTTCGATGCGCGGGGATGGCGTGTGGCAGGGATCGGCGCGCGTGAGCCGGTGACGGTGCGCACTGCTCCTGATGGCGCTGCGGAAATCGATGCCGGCGCACTCTTCGATGCCGTCGGGCAATGCCTCGATATGGCGCTCGCGCAGTCCGCATCGCTGATACCCCCTAACGCTATCGGCGGCGTTGCGGTCACGACCCTGGCGGCGACCTTGCTCGCACTCGACCGTGATGGCAGTCCCCTGACTCCGATCTTCACATACGCCGATACGCGCTGCACTCAGGACGCGGCTGCGCTGCGGACGCGCTTCGATGAGCGCGAGGTTCATCAACGCACCGGATGCCTGCTGCGCACCAGTTATTGGCCCGCCCAACTCGCCTGGATCCGCCGGACCCGCCCGGCACTCTTTCGTCAGGCGGCATCGTGGGCAACCCTGGGCGATTATCTGGAGTTGCGCCTGTTCGGTCGGCGGCGCATCAGTTATTCCGCCGCTTCCTGGACGGGCCTGCTCGACCGCACCATGCTGTCGTGGGATCTCCGCTTGCTGGGCGATCTCGGCGTTCGCCCCGGTCAACTGGCGCCGCTCATCGATCGGGATGCGCCCATCCAGGGTTTGCTTCCTGAGCATACCGCGCGCTGGGCGGAACTGGCGGAGATTCCGTGGTTTCCTGCCATTGGCGACGGCGCGGCGGCCAATATTGGCAGCGGTTGCGCAGGTCCAACGCGCGCGGCAATCACCATTGGCACTACCGGCGCGCTGCGTGTGGCGCTGCCGGATATGGAGCACGTGCCATCTGGTTTGTGGTGTTATCGGATTGATCGCCATCGCGCCCTGCTCGGCGGCGCTACCAGCGAGGGCGGGAATGTTGTCGCCTGGCTACGCGAGACGTTGCGGATCGACGAAGACCCGAATACGCTCGATCGGGCGCTGGCAGCGCTTCCGCCCGATAACCACGGACTGACGATCCTGCCATTCTGGGCAGGGGAACGCAGTCCTGGCTGGGCTGGCGACGCGCGCGCCGTGATTGCAGGTCTGTCGCTGGGCGTGACGCCGCTCGACATCCTGCGCGCCGGGATGGAAGCCGTTGCGTATCGGTTTGCGCTGATTCTGGAACAGATCGAGCAGGCGGGCGTGACGCCATCGGTCTTCGTTGCAGGCGGCGGCGCGCTGCTATCGTCACCTGCCTGGATGCAGATCATGACCGATGTGCTGGGGCGACCGCTGATCGTTGCCACTGAACCCGAGGTGAGCGCCAGAGGTGCGGCGCTCCTGGCGCTCGATGCGCTGGGTGTGACCGTAGACGAAGATCTGATTGCAGCGAATGCCGCCGGGTTCGTTCCCAACCCACATCATCACGCGCGCTACCGCGCAGCCATTGCGCGCCAGCAGGCGCTGTACGAGAAGATCGTTCAAAGGGATGATGCAGCCAGTTGTTGA
- a CDS encoding tetratricopeptide repeat protein yields MNHLLHQAFLAFDNGRYDEAERLYAAVLAACSTARYEQYRQVAHGLAFTYCFQNKFDQARELYARLYRLAQEAHDVRWQAIVLHQQGVVERMAGNLGIAQALFREEYRFRLSYVPDDHAGFAANLYEQGYILLKSGDVAQARAIMHRSLEMAQQANDAMCQGCAYRGLGEIYAALNERDQARVFFLRGEQAFRQAGDRIAAEEVQQLAASSL; encoded by the coding sequence ATGAACCATCTTCTGCATCAAGCATTCCTGGCATTTGACAATGGCCGATATGATGAAGCCGAACGCCTTTATGCGGCGGTTCTGGCAGCATGCTCGACTGCCCGGTATGAGCAGTACCGACAGGTTGCTCACGGACTGGCATTCACATACTGCTTCCAGAACAAATTCGATCAGGCGCGCGAACTCTACGCGCGTCTCTATCGTCTGGCGCAAGAAGCGCACGATGTACGATGGCAGGCGATTGTGCTCCATCAACAAGGGGTGGTCGAGCGGATGGCGGGCAATCTCGGCATCGCACAGGCGCTTTTCCGAGAAGAGTATCGTTTTCGATTATCGTATGTTCCCGATGATCACGCCGGTTTCGCCGCGAATCTCTACGAGCAGGGGTATATCCTTCTCAAATCAGGGGATGTGGCGCAAGCCAGGGCGATCATGCATCGTTCCCTGGAAATGGCGCAGCAGGCAAACGATGCCATGTGCCAGGGATGCGCGTATCGCGGTCTGGGAGAAATCTATGCCGCTCTGAACGAGCGAGATCAAGCCAGGGTCTTTTTCTTGCGCGGCGAACAAGCGTTTCGACAGGCTGGCGACCGAATTGCAGCGGAAGAAGTTCAACAACTGGCTGCATCATCCCTTTGA
- the holB gene encoding DNA polymerase III subunit delta' — protein sequence MIESSDNWGMIGHEWAVEFLRRSIAGKRLAHAYLIGGPEGVGKALLALRLAQALNCERSALDPCLRCRACQRIERGNHPDVRIAGMATQAAGAKSDDAARQKELKIDTVREWQRDMMLKPYEGRRRVFILHDAEKLNESASNAMLKTLEEPPPYATIVLVAHTVGSLLPTIVSRCQLLRLRPLPRAQVAAALREKRNLAAGDAELLAAWSGGRIGWALRMVDTPDELAARRDQLAELLALADQPLATRLRWAEEQAKAYRAGDQTAVFETLDLWQSWWRDVLLTAAGCPQAVVHIDRRDELVAAAAQHTVPDLHAFVSGIALAAQRLRDNVNPQLALEGVALAIPERRTPQSRK from the coding sequence ATGATCGAATCGTCAGACAACTGGGGCATGATCGGGCACGAGTGGGCGGTCGAGTTTCTGCGACGCTCGATTGCCGGCAAGCGCCTGGCGCATGCGTATCTCATCGGCGGACCGGAAGGCGTAGGGAAGGCGCTGCTCGCGCTTCGGTTGGCGCAGGCGCTCAACTGTGAACGGTCAGCCCTCGATCCGTGTCTGCGCTGCCGGGCGTGTCAGCGGATCGAGCGTGGCAACCACCCGGATGTCCGCATCGCTGGCATGGCAACGCAGGCAGCCGGGGCAAAATCTGACGATGCGGCGCGGCAGAAAGAGTTGAAGATCGATACGGTGCGCGAGTGGCAACGCGATATGATGCTGAAGCCCTACGAGGGTCGGCGGCGCGTGTTCATTCTGCACGATGCAGAGAAGTTGAACGAATCTGCATCGAATGCGATGCTGAAAACCCTGGAAGAGCCGCCTCCCTATGCAACGATTGTTCTGGTTGCGCACACGGTGGGCAGCCTCCTGCCGACGATTGTTTCGCGCTGTCAGTTGCTGCGGCTGCGCCCGTTGCCGCGCGCGCAGGTGGCGGCGGCTTTGCGCGAGAAGCGTAACCTGGCGGCCGGCGATGCCGAACTCCTGGCTGCCTGGAGCGGCGGACGGATCGGGTGGGCATTGCGTATGGTCGATACACCGGATGAACTGGCGGCGCGCCGGGATCAACTGGCGGAACTGCTGGCGCTTGCCGACCAACCACTGGCAACCCGTCTGCGCTGGGCGGAGGAACAGGCGAAGGCGTATCGCGCCGGCGATCAGACGGCCGTGTTCGAGACGCTCGATCTGTGGCAGAGTTGGTGGCGCGATGTGCTGCTGACTGCCGCCGGTTGTCCGCAGGCGGTTGTCCATATCGACCGCCGTGACGAACTGGTAGCAGCAGCGGCGCAGCACACCGTTCCTGATCTTCACGCCTTCGTATCAGGCATTGCTCTGGCAGCGCAGCGTCTGCGCGATAATGTGAATCCTCAACTGGCACTGGAGGGTGTGGCGCTGGCGATACCGGAACGACGAACGCCACAATCAAGGAAATGA
- a CDS encoding response regulator, whose protein sequence is MAHRTILIIDEDPDHRAILARLLRFSGYHVIEAAPSNAPDRFSSGIRPDLILCSLSLPGQCAWETVRQLHTLSEIAAVPILATTVYTTLIKRSQVQSIGCVDYVDKPFDLDGLITYVRNLLSPPAIAA, encoded by the coding sequence ATGGCGCACCGCACCATTCTCATCATCGACGAAGACCCTGATCACCGCGCTATCCTTGCCCGCCTGCTGCGCTTTTCCGGCTACCACGTTATCGAAGCCGCGCCATCCAACGCCCCGGACCGCTTCTCCTCCGGCATACGCCCTGATCTCATCCTCTGTTCGCTCTCGCTTCCCGGTCAATGCGCCTGGGAAACAGTCCGTCAACTGCACACCCTCTCGGAGATTGCAGCCGTTCCCATCCTTGCCACAACCGTCTACACCACCCTCATCAAGCGATCCCAGGTCCAATCGATCGGCTGCGTCGATTATGTCGACAAGCCCTTCGACCTGGATGGATTGATCACATACGTTCGAAACCTGTTGTCGCCTCCAGCGATTGCGGCATAG
- the fabF gene encoding beta-ketoacyl-ACP synthase II encodes MPPVSRNAPSRRAQVRERLLAALTGSVDPDTLALRIDQLLAEVFEDEPVLQPQPALIDQGDEDSRVVVTGMGVVTPLGNDLATFWQGLAEGRSGVGPITLCDPGDAATTIAAEVRNFDARDFMDAKEARRVSRGTQFAVAAARMALDDARLTVDESNRYDTGALIACGSTSPPDTEAAARILFERGAARISPFYITSALPNMPSCQVAIHLGLMGYNTTIATACAASAQAIGEAAEVIRRGEATIMLAGGTEAPICRLTLASFGAIRALSTRNHDPTGASRPFDAERDGFVLGEGAGVLVLETLSHARRRGARIYAEIIGYASTCDAHHVTAPHPVGDGAARAIMRALARAKMTPQQIDYINAHATGTPTGDVAETLAIKTAFGEYASSVPISATKSMIGHLTSAAGAVEAAATILAMQHQFIPPTINLTSPDPQCDLDYVPLHGRPATIRIAMSNSFGFGGINSVLVLRRGDLYQ; translated from the coding sequence ATGCCCCCTGTCTCTCGTAATGCGCCGTCACGCCGCGCTCAGGTGCGTGAACGCCTCCTTGCTGCGCTGACCGGCAGCGTTGATCCCGATACGCTCGCATTGCGGATCGATCAGTTATTGGCAGAGGTGTTCGAGGACGAGCCGGTTTTGCAACCACAACCGGCGCTGATCGATCAGGGCGATGAGGATAGCCGCGTTGTCGTCACCGGTATGGGTGTCGTCACGCCGCTCGGCAACGATCTGGCGACGTTCTGGCAGGGGCTGGCGGAAGGGCGCAGCGGCGTCGGTCCGATCACGTTGTGCGATCCCGGCGATGCAGCGACTACCATTGCCGCTGAGGTGCGCAATTTCGATGCGCGCGATTTTATGGATGCCAAAGAAGCGCGGCGGGTCTCACGCGGTACGCAGTTTGCCGTCGCTGCGGCGCGCATGGCGCTCGACGATGCGCGCCTGACGGTTGATGAGAGCAATCGGTATGATACCGGCGCGCTGATTGCCTGCGGCAGCACCTCACCACCCGATACGGAGGCAGCCGCCAGAATCCTCTTCGAGCGCGGCGCCGCGCGGATTAGCCCGTTCTATATCACGAGCGCGTTGCCCAATATGCCGTCGTGCCAGGTTGCCATTCATCTGGGATTGATGGGGTACAACACAACCATTGCCACTGCATGCGCCGCAAGCGCGCAGGCAATCGGCGAAGCGGCTGAGGTTATCCGTCGCGGCGAGGCGACGATTATGCTGGCAGGCGGCACCGAAGCGCCGATCTGCCGCCTTACCCTCGCCAGTTTTGGCGCTATTCGGGCGCTCTCGACGCGCAATCACGATCCAACCGGCGCGTCGCGTCCGTTCGATGCCGAACGGGATGGGTTCGTGCTTGGCGAAGGCGCCGGCGTGCTGGTGCTCGAAACCCTCTCCCATGCCCGGCGACGCGGTGCGCGCATCTATGCTGAGATTATCGGCTATGCATCGACGTGCGATGCCCATCACGTTACAGCGCCACATCCGGTCGGCGACGGGGCTGCGCGCGCAATTATGCGCGCATTGGCGCGGGCGAAGATGACGCCACAGCAGATCGATTATATCAATGCTCATGCGACCGGGACGCCTACGGGTGATGTCGCCGAAACGCTGGCGATCAAGACGGCGTTTGGTGAGTATGCTTCCAGTGTGCCGATCAGTGCCACCAAGTCGATGATCGGACACCTGACGAGCGCCGCAGGGGCGGTGGAGGCGGCAGCGACGATCCTTGCCATGCAGCATCAGTTCATTCCGCCGACGATTAATCTCACGTCGCCCGATCCGCAGTGCGATCTCGATTATGTTCCGCTGCATGGGCGACCGGCGACGATTCGGATTGCCATGTCCAACTCGTTTGGGTTCGGCGGGATCAATAGCGTTCTGGTGCTGCGGCGTGGTGATCTCTACCAGTAG
- a CDS encoding undecaprenyl-diphosphate phosphatase codes for MGSSDLVARNEARSRNVHILTIGAIALLGIALIIAVPAAGDWWKVVILGVVEGLTEFLPISSTGHLLIVSSLLDFEGSLGGTFEIFIQLGAVLAVVGYYAVDLLHQARQAPRDPQTRRFWLAIVLAFIPAAVTGLALHDWIKAVLFSPTVIGIALITGGVVLIIVERLPRGAATIHDATHLSLRQALGIGIAQALALTPGVSRSAASIIGGMLVGLDRRAATTFSFYLAIPTLGAATVVDLLTSLDQVTPSDVGRLFLGLVVSLIVAWLSIGWLLRYVANHSFVAFGIYRIVAGLIVLALVALGRL; via the coding sequence ATGGGTTCTTCTGATCTGGTTGCACGCAATGAAGCGCGTTCGCGCAACGTGCACATTCTGACGATCGGCGCCATTGCGCTCCTTGGGATCGCATTAATCATTGCGGTTCCTGCTGCCGGCGACTGGTGGAAAGTCGTTATCCTCGGCGTCGTCGAGGGCTTGACCGAATTCCTCCCGATTTCATCGACAGGGCACCTGCTGATCGTTTCCAGCCTGCTCGATTTTGAGGGGAGTCTGGGAGGCACGTTCGAGATTTTCATTCAACTTGGCGCAGTCCTTGCGGTAGTGGGATATTATGCGGTTGACCTGCTGCATCAGGCGCGGCAGGCGCCGCGCGATCCGCAGACGCGGCGATTCTGGTTGGCGATCGTCCTGGCTTTCATTCCGGCTGCGGTCACTGGTCTAGCGCTGCACGACTGGATCAAGGCAGTGCTGTTTTCACCCACGGTTATTGGGATTGCGTTGATCACCGGCGGTGTGGTTCTGATCATCGTCGAGCGCTTACCCCGTGGCGCCGCCACGATCCACGACGCCACTCACCTCTCGCTCCGTCAGGCGCTCGGTATCGGCATCGCTCAGGCGCTGGCGCTGACCCCCGGCGTTTCGCGCTCGGCGGCGTCGATCATCGGCGGGATGCTGGTCGGCTTGGACCGCCGCGCCGCAACGACTTTTTCGTTCTATCTGGCGATCCCGACGCTCGGAGCGGCGACGGTTGTCGATCTGTTGACCAGCCTCGACCAGGTGACGCCGAGTGACGTGGGGCGCCTCTTTCTTGGATTGGTGGTGTCGCTGATCGTCGCCTGGCTGAGCATTGGCTGGTTGTTGCGCTATGTTGCCAATCATAGTTTTGTCGCCTTTGGCATCTATCGTATTGTTGCCGGATTAATTGTTCTGGCGCTGGTTGCTCTGGGCCGGTTATAA
- a CDS encoding phospholipase D-like domain-containing protein: MPSSTRRRRALPLWLVLLALLGLCATYAQVHTPSHPAPAEPSQPHHSAIVRQVQVFFTTPTLRYPDAPNRRATPPMLRELVGDVSRARTSIDVAVFDLDLPSLVEALIAARKRGVNVRAVIDSENLGDPAVAMLTGRMQDRRIPVVFDHRAPFMHNKFVVIDSTIVWTGSWNLTENCTFRNNNNAIRIESRRIAAAYRREFDQMYMGRFGNAKQSDSERLAAQAADSTITIYFSPQDKALPIILDYIAHAHSTIVFMAFSLTSAPVTDALIDAVERQVRVSGVVEKRNARGTGSVFAHLSEHGIDILEDGNCYNMHHKVMIIDDEVVITGSYNFTDNAENTNDENLAIIHDTTIARLFLDEYARIRQQALEPNRCN, encoded by the coding sequence GTGCCCTCATCCACCCGCCGCCGTCGCGCGCTTCCGCTCTGGCTGGTTCTCCTGGCATTGCTGGGTCTGTGCGCGACTTACGCCCAGGTTCACACCCCATCGCACCCGGCGCCAGCCGAACCATCGCAACCGCACCACAGTGCGATCGTCCGGCAGGTGCAGGTCTTCTTTACCACACCGACATTACGCTACCCGGACGCGCCCAACCGCCGCGCGACGCCGCCAATGTTGCGTGAACTGGTCGGCGATGTATCCCGCGCTCGCACATCAATCGATGTGGCAGTGTTCGACCTGGATCTGCCGTCGCTCGTCGAGGCGCTGATTGCCGCCAGGAAGCGCGGAGTGAACGTGCGCGCAGTCATCGACAGCGAAAACCTCGGCGATCCGGCGGTTGCCATGCTGACCGGACGCATGCAGGATCGGCGGATTCCGGTCGTATTCGATCATCGCGCGCCGTTCATGCACAACAAGTTTGTCGTGATCGACAGCACAATTGTATGGACCGGTTCGTGGAACCTGACCGAGAACTGCACATTTCGCAACAACAATAACGCGATTCGGATCGAGAGCCGCCGGATCGCCGCCGCCTATCGCCGTGAATTCGATCAAATGTACATGGGGCGTTTCGGTAATGCGAAACAGAGCGATAGCGAACGTTTAGCGGCACAGGCAGCCGATAGCACGATCACAATCTATTTTTCGCCACAGGATAAGGCTTTGCCCATAATTCTCGATTACATCGCACACGCGCACAGTACCATCGTGTTTATGGCATTTTCGCTCACATCGGCGCCTGTTACCGATGCCCTGATCGATGCAGTGGAGCGTCAGGTCCGCGTAAGCGGAGTTGTCGAGAAACGCAATGCCAGGGGAACAGGATCGGTGTTTGCTCACCTGTCCGAACATGGGATAGACATTCTGGAAGATGGCAACTGTTACAATATGCACCACAAAGTGATGATTATTGATGATGAGGTCGTGATCACCGGCTCATACAACTTCACCGACAATGCAGAAAACACAAACGACGAAAACCTGGCGATCATACACGACACGACCATCGCCAGGCTCTTTCTGGATGAGTATGCGCGCATTCGACAACAGGCGCTCGAACCGAACCGCTGCAACTAA
- a CDS encoding glycosyltransferase family 4 protein, with amino-acid sequence MHILLLSPYPPYPPRGGGTMRVYQIIRGLAQHHTLTCLTFAPDAVAERALTPLRDRCRVVSVRGPAPRSALRRAWTTLASPLPDMALRNASPAFHAALHDLISSTRFDVVQAESIEMAPYLASLSLVDTRRPNTRPWLVLDQFNAEYVLQKRAALTDLRAALMLSNPVQRSAGGAYSLIQWIKLARYERNVMQTCDVTIVVSEEDRRALERLGGTRFVVAPNGVDTTFFSRAALAHERRAPLAFAVPTLVFSGTLDFRPNVDALVWFVDAVLPQIHMHRPDVRLLAVGKRPAPILQRLARQGRLALTGEVADVRPYLAGATVYIVPMRIGGGIRLKVLEAFAMEAPVVSTSLGVEGIVGLRDGVHCLLAETPQQFARTILRLLDDPATRRALGAAGRELASTGYDWETIIPRMEAAYR; translated from the coding sequence ATGCACATTCTGCTGCTCTCGCCCTATCCGCCCTATCCGCCACGCGGCGGCGGCACGATGCGTGTCTACCAGATCATTCGTGGTCTGGCGCAGCATCATACCCTCACGTGTCTCACGTTTGCGCCTGATGCCGTTGCGGAACGGGCGCTGACGCCGCTCCGCGATCGGTGTCGGGTTGTTTCGGTGCGTGGACCTGCGCCGCGTTCTGCACTGCGCCGCGCCTGGACGACGCTCGCCTCGCCGCTTCCCGATATGGCGTTGCGGAATGCATCACCCGCCTTTCACGCTGCGTTGCACGATCTGATCTCCTCTACCCGGTTCGATGTCGTGCAGGCGGAAAGCATCGAGATGGCGCCATATCTGGCGAGTCTGTCACTCGTCGATACCAGGCGCCCAAATACACGTCCCTGGTTGGTTCTTGATCAGTTCAATGCCGAATATGTGCTGCAAAAGCGCGCGGCGCTCACCGACCTGCGCGCGGCGCTTATGCTCTCCAATCCGGTGCAACGCAGCGCTGGCGGCGCTTATTCCCTCATCCAGTGGATAAAACTGGCGCGCTACGAACGAAACGTGATGCAGACCTGCGATGTGACGATTGTAGTGTCCGAGGAAGACCGCCGGGCGCTGGAGCGGCTCGGTGGAACACGCTTCGTGGTTGCGCCGAATGGAGTAGACACCACCTTTTTCAGTCGCGCTGCGCTTGCCCATGAGCGTCGCGCACCGCTGGCGTTCGCCGTTCCCACGCTCGTGTTTAGCGGAACACTCGATTTCCGACCGAATGTGGACGCGCTTGTCTGGTTTGTCGATGCCGTGTTGCCACAGATTCACATGCACCGTCCCGATGTGCGTCTGCTGGCGGTTGGAAAACGTCCCGCGCCGATATTGCAGCGTCTTGCCAGGCAAGGGCGCCTCGCGCTCACCGGCGAAGTGGCGGATGTGCGCCCCTACCTGGCCGGCGCGACGGTATATATTGTGCCCATGCGCATCGGCGGCGGCATCCGCCTGAAAGTGCTCGAGGCATTCGCCATGGAAGCGCCGGTTGTCAGCACGTCGCTCGGCGTTGAGGGCATCGTCGGGCTGCGTGATGGCGTTCACTGTCTGCTGGCAGAGACGCCACAACAGTTCGCCAGGACAATCCTGCGCCTGCTGGACGACCCGGCGACCAGGCGCGCGCTCGGCGCTGCGGGCCGGGAACTGGCATCCACCGGGTACGATTGGGAGACGATCATTCCCCGCATGGAAGCCGCTTACCGGTAG